One Corynebacterium efficiens YS-314 DNA segment encodes these proteins:
- a CDS encoding acetyl/propionyl/methylcrotonyl-CoA carboxylase subunit alpha — translation MSVETRKITKVLVANRGEIAIRVFRAARDEGIASVAVYAEPDADAPFVEYADEAFALGGQTSAESYLVIDKIIDAARKSGADAVHPGYGFLAENADFAEAVINEGLIWIGPSPESIRSLGDKVTARHIANNANAPMAPGTKEPVKDAAEVVAFAEEFGLPIAIKAAFGGGGRGMKVAYEMDEVADLFESATREATAAFGRGECFVERYLDKARHVEAQVIADKHGNVVVAGTRDCSLQRRFQKLVEEAPAPFLTDEQRDRIHSSAKAICREAGYYGAGTVEYLVGSDGLISFLEVNTRLQVEHPVTEETTGIDLVREMFRIAEGAELSIKEDPTPRGHAFEFRINGEDAGSNFMPAPGKITRYREPAGPGVRMDSGVVEGSEISGQFDSMLAKLIVWGQTREQALERSRRALGEYIVEGMPTVIPFHSHIVSNPAFVGDGEGFEVYTKWIEEVWDNPIEPFVDAADLDDEEKTPSQKVIVEIDGRRVEVALPGDLALGGGAGAAKKKPKKRRAGGAKAGVSGDSVAAPMQGTVIKVNVEDGAEVSEGDTVVVLEAMKMENPVKAHKSGTVSGLTIAAGEGVTKGQVLLEIK, via the coding sequence GTGTCAGTCGAGACCAGGAAGATCACCAAGGTACTTGTCGCCAACCGTGGTGAAATCGCAATCCGTGTTTTCCGCGCAGCACGGGATGAAGGCATCGCCTCTGTCGCCGTCTACGCGGAGCCGGACGCAGATGCCCCTTTCGTCGAGTATGCCGATGAGGCCTTCGCACTCGGTGGCCAGACTTCCGCAGAGTCCTACCTCGTCATTGACAAGATCATTGACGCAGCACGCAAGTCCGGTGCAGACGCTGTCCACCCCGGCTACGGCTTCCTCGCCGAGAACGCCGATTTCGCTGAAGCTGTCATCAACGAGGGCCTGATCTGGATCGGACCATCCCCTGAGTCCATCCGTTCCCTCGGTGACAAGGTCACCGCACGCCACATCGCCAACAACGCCAACGCACCGATGGCACCGGGCACCAAGGAGCCTGTCAAGGACGCCGCTGAGGTTGTCGCCTTCGCCGAGGAGTTCGGTCTCCCCATCGCCATCAAGGCTGCCTTCGGTGGCGGCGGACGTGGCATGAAGGTCGCCTACGAGATGGACGAGGTCGCCGACCTCTTCGAATCCGCCACCCGTGAGGCCACCGCCGCCTTCGGTCGTGGTGAGTGCTTCGTGGAGCGCTACCTGGACAAGGCCCGCCACGTCGAGGCACAGGTCATCGCCGACAAGCACGGCAACGTTGTGGTCGCCGGTACCCGTGACTGCTCCCTGCAGCGTCGTTTCCAGAAGCTCGTCGAGGAGGCACCGGCACCGTTCCTCACCGATGAGCAGCGTGACCGCATCCACTCCTCCGCCAAGGCTATCTGCCGCGAGGCCGGTTACTACGGTGCCGGCACCGTGGAGTACCTGGTCGGTTCCGACGGACTGATCTCCTTCCTGGAGGTCAACACCCGCCTGCAGGTGGAGCACCCCGTCACCGAGGAGACCACCGGCATCGACCTGGTGCGCGAGATGTTCCGCATCGCCGAGGGCGCCGAGCTCTCCATCAAGGAGGACCCGACCCCACGCGGCCACGCCTTCGAGTTCCGCATCAACGGCGAGGACGCAGGCTCCAACTTCATGCCCGCACCGGGCAAGATCACCCGCTACCGTGAGCCCGCCGGCCCGGGTGTCCGCATGGACTCCGGCGTTGTCGAGGGTTCCGAGATCTCCGGCCAGTTCGACTCCATGCTGGCCAAGCTGATCGTCTGGGGCCAGACCCGTGAGCAGGCCCTGGAGCGTTCCCGTCGTGCGCTCGGCGAGTACATCGTCGAGGGCATGCCGACCGTCATCCCGTTCCACTCCCACATCGTCTCCAACCCGGCATTCGTCGGTGACGGCGAGGGCTTCGAGGTCTACACCAAGTGGATCGAGGAGGTCTGGGACAACCCGATCGAGCCGTTCGTCGATGCAGCCGACCTCGACGACGAGGAGAAGACCCCGTCGCAGAAGGTCATCGTCGAGATCGACGGCCGCCGCGTCGAGGTGGCTCTCCCGGGCGACCTCGCTCTCGGCGGTGGCGCAGGTGCCGCCAAGAAGAAGCCGAAGAAGCGTCGCGCAGGTGGCGCCAAGGCCGGTGTCTCCGGTGACTCCGTCGCAGCCCCGATGCAGGGCACCGTCATCAAGGTCAACGTTGAGGACGGCGCCGAGGTCTCCGAGGGTGACACCGTCGTGGTTCTCGAGGCCATGAAGATGGAGAACCCGGTCAAGGCCCACAAGTCCGGTACCGTCTCCGGTCTGACCATCGCCGCGGGTGAGGGCGTGACCAAGGGTCAGGTTCTCCTGGAGATCAAGTAA
- a CDS encoding sulfurtransferase codes for MAAPFDPFPPFQEYAHPERLVSASWLSARLGSPGLKVVESNEDSILYDIGHLPGAVRIDWDKDLNDPVTRDFIDGKAFADLMNRKGIHRDDTVVIYGDKSNWWAAFTLWVFELFGHADVRLLNGGRDAWMSEERDTSYAVPAYPPTNYPVVERVDEGHRAFVAEVLESLRGGAGTKLVDVRTAEEYRGRDDEGNPVAGEGVLRGGHIPGAVHIEWEQAVLPNGNFRSRKEIEEVYSHLNPAEDTVVYCRVGDRAAHTWFVLKYLLGFENVRNYDGSWSEWGNMVRMPIVQGDEPGSL; via the coding sequence ATGGCAGCACCGTTCGACCCGTTCCCCCCATTCCAGGAGTACGCACATCCTGAGAGACTCGTCTCAGCATCCTGGCTCTCAGCGCGGCTGGGTTCACCGGGTCTGAAAGTGGTCGAGTCCAACGAGGATTCCATCCTGTACGACATCGGGCACCTCCCCGGCGCCGTGCGCATCGACTGGGACAAGGATCTCAATGACCCGGTCACCCGTGACTTCATCGACGGCAAGGCTTTCGCTGATCTGATGAACCGCAAGGGCATCCACCGCGATGACACCGTGGTCATCTACGGTGACAAATCCAACTGGTGGGCGGCGTTCACCCTCTGGGTGTTCGAACTCTTCGGGCACGCCGATGTCCGACTCCTCAACGGTGGCCGTGATGCCTGGATGTCCGAGGAACGCGACACCTCCTACGCGGTGCCCGCCTACCCTCCGACCAACTACCCGGTGGTCGAGCGTGTCGACGAGGGCCACCGCGCCTTCGTCGCCGAGGTGCTGGAGAGCCTGCGCGGTGGTGCCGGCACGAAGCTTGTCGACGTCCGCACCGCCGAGGAGTACCGGGGCCGTGATGATGAGGGCAATCCCGTCGCCGGCGAGGGTGTGCTGCGTGGCGGACACATCCCCGGTGCCGTCCACATCGAATGGGAGCAGGCCGTGTTGCCGAACGGCAACTTCCGCAGCCGCAAGGAGATCGAGGAGGTGTACTCGCACCTCAACCCTGCCGAGGACACCGTGGTGTACTGCCGCGTGGGTGACCGCGCGGCCCACACCTGGTTCGTGTTGAAGTACCTGCTGGGGTTTGAAAACGTCCGCAACTATGACGGTTCCTGGTCCGAGTGGGGCAACATGGTGCGCATGCCCATCGTCCAGGGTGATGAGCCGGGCTCACTCTAG
- a CDS encoding Cj0069 family protein, translated as MFKSIVVFEVEGGSDKYLDGHRRDTMPIINSLTEHGWHAEVVYYRPEWTEDIFDYVTGAFDGYISRVNPGNIPGGERGYFDLLTRLSDAGLVGMSTPEEMMAYGAKDALVKLSSTDLVPTDTHAYYDVETFHATFPTSLSYGERVLKQNRGSTGSGIWRVQLRDKQLAAAIEPGTALPLDTEIKCTEAVDNHTEIRQLGEFMDFCDQYIVGDNGMLVDMRFMPRIVEGEIRILLVGPHPVFVVHKKPAEGEDNFSATLFSGAHYTYDRPEEWQDLIDMFAAARPVIAEKLGGDNIPLIWTADFMLDTAPDGSDTYVLGEINCSCVGFTSELDMGIQQLVAREAIQRIEAAHAG; from the coding sequence ATGTTCAAGAGCATCGTTGTTTTTGAGGTCGAAGGCGGCTCCGACAAGTACCTCGACGGTCACCGCAGGGACACCATGCCGATCATCAACTCCCTCACCGAACACGGGTGGCACGCCGAGGTGGTCTATTACCGGCCCGAGTGGACCGAGGACATCTTCGACTATGTCACCGGTGCCTTCGACGGCTACATCTCCCGGGTGAACCCCGGCAACATCCCCGGTGGGGAACGCGGTTATTTCGATCTGCTCACCCGCCTGTCGGACGCCGGTCTGGTCGGTATGTCCACCCCGGAGGAGATGATGGCCTACGGCGCCAAGGACGCGCTGGTGAAGCTGTCATCAACCGACCTGGTGCCCACCGACACCCACGCCTACTACGATGTGGAGACCTTCCACGCCACGTTCCCCACCTCGCTGTCCTACGGCGAACGGGTGCTCAAACAGAACCGCGGGTCCACCGGCTCCGGTATCTGGCGGGTGCAGCTGCGCGACAAGCAGCTGGCTGCCGCCATCGAACCGGGTACCGCGCTGCCCCTGGACACCGAGATCAAATGCACCGAGGCGGTGGACAACCACACCGAGATCCGCCAGCTGGGCGAATTCATGGATTTCTGCGACCAGTACATCGTCGGTGACAACGGCATGCTGGTGGACATGCGGTTCATGCCCCGCATCGTCGAGGGCGAGATCCGCATCCTGCTCGTCGGCCCGCACCCGGTGTTCGTGGTGCACAAGAAGCCGGCCGAGGGCGAGGACAACTTCTCCGCCACCCTCTTCTCCGGGGCGCACTACACCTATGACCGGCCTGAGGAGTGGCAGGACCTCATCGACATGTTCGCCGCCGCGCGCCCGGTCATCGCGGAGAAACTCGGCGGCGACAACATCCCCCTGATCTGGACCGCCGACTTCATGCTCGACACCGCCCCCGACGGCTCCGACACCTATGTCCTCGGCGAGATCAACTGTTCCTGCGTCGGTTTCACCTCCGAGTTGGACATGGGCATCCAGCAGCTGGTCGCCCGGGAGGCCATCCAGCGCATCGAGGCCGCGCACGCCGGGTAA
- a CDS encoding 3-hydroxyacyl-CoA dehydrogenase/enoyl-CoA hydratase family protein, with the protein MTSQINQAVVIGAGSMGAGIATLLANAGITVTLLDRHSGDPEDPNRLAESGLERQIQRGAFYRPEFSSRIQTGNIVDDTAALTRADWIIEAVFEDLTVKHDTFRLIEEHRSPGSLVSSNTSTIPLAQLTEVMGTPMRLDFAIVHFFNPPTTMRLVELVTGPDTTPKTATDLTRIIEQQLGKVVLHCRDTPGFIANRIGNLWMAAGARHALDNNIPIELADALFGRPFGVPRTGIFGLFDYIGLQLVPGIWGGLTTALPVDDAYHRFTITDHPLFTGLLERGWTGRTGPSGFYRGRDEVVTPGFDYRNAISFPDPALEQRTAAGVITTDSPGGRFARDTFLTLLTYCCDTAAEIAGTVEEIDLAMQLGYGWKKGPFALADDIGLDTLRELLETQGTDRVPALLTTAIDRGGFYPATGTTLTTDGEPVATRDREGVLTAAQVKKQGTVIFSTDGGTVTLLEDGVALLDLATPLNSCTRDALELIAMTGREGAARGIRALVIGNDEARAFCAGADLSTLAGAAADGDAHTAADLFRIGRESFETLLHAEFPVVAAVRGVALGGGAELLLHCDAAVLHAESRIGFPERTVGLIPAWGGTARTIDRLTRAGKPNPVNRAFQLFMDAQPFPSAFDARDFGLLQMDDPIIMSTDHVLAEAFRLARDLMDDYHPAPEARITLAAPGTLTTPAGDFTDNDLIIAEALKNLLTSPDREILTAEELGSREATTAGEVIILPSNVARTAHMAKARKPLRN; encoded by the coding sequence ATGACTTCCCAGATCAACCAGGCCGTGGTCATCGGCGCAGGCTCCATGGGCGCGGGTATCGCCACCCTGCTGGCCAACGCCGGCATCACCGTCACCCTCCTCGACCGGCACTCCGGTGATCCGGAGGACCCCAACCGCCTGGCGGAGAGCGGTCTGGAACGCCAGATCCAGCGCGGGGCCTTCTACCGCCCCGAGTTCTCCTCCCGCATCCAGACCGGCAACATCGTCGATGACACCGCAGCCCTGACCCGGGCCGACTGGATCATCGAGGCCGTCTTCGAGGACCTCACGGTCAAACACGACACCTTCCGCCTCATCGAGGAGCACCGCTCCCCCGGTTCCCTGGTCTCCTCCAACACCTCCACCATCCCCCTGGCCCAGCTGACCGAGGTCATGGGCACCCCGATGCGCCTGGATTTCGCCATCGTGCACTTCTTCAACCCGCCCACCACGATGCGGTTGGTGGAACTGGTCACCGGCCCCGACACCACCCCGAAGACCGCCACCGACCTGACCCGGATCATCGAACAGCAGCTGGGCAAGGTGGTGCTGCACTGCCGCGACACCCCGGGATTCATCGCCAACCGCATCGGCAACCTGTGGATGGCCGCCGGTGCCCGGCACGCCCTGGACAACAACATCCCCATCGAGCTGGCCGACGCCCTGTTCGGTCGTCCCTTCGGGGTACCCCGCACCGGTATCTTCGGACTCTTCGACTACATCGGACTCCAGCTCGTACCCGGCATCTGGGGTGGCCTGACCACCGCCCTGCCCGTCGATGATGCCTACCACCGCTTCACCATCACCGACCACCCCCTGTTCACCGGGCTGCTGGAACGCGGATGGACCGGGCGCACCGGCCCCTCCGGGTTCTACCGGGGCCGCGACGAGGTGGTCACCCCGGGCTTCGACTACCGCAACGCCATCTCCTTCCCCGACCCCGCCCTGGAACAGCGCACCGCAGCGGGAGTCATCACCACCGACAGCCCCGGTGGCCGCTTCGCCCGGGATACCTTCCTCACGCTGCTGACATACTGCTGTGACACCGCCGCGGAGATCGCCGGAACCGTGGAGGAGATCGACCTGGCCATGCAGCTGGGTTACGGCTGGAAGAAGGGCCCGTTCGCGCTGGCCGATGACATCGGGCTGGACACCCTCCGGGAGCTGCTGGAGACCCAGGGCACCGATCGCGTTCCAGCCCTGCTCACCACCGCGATTGACCGCGGTGGCTTCTACCCCGCAACCGGCACCACCCTCACCACCGACGGCGAGCCGGTTGCCACCCGGGACCGCGAGGGCGTGCTCACCGCAGCTCAGGTGAAGAAGCAGGGCACGGTGATCTTCTCCACCGACGGTGGCACCGTCACCCTCCTGGAGGATGGTGTGGCGCTGCTCGACCTGGCCACGCCCCTGAACTCATGCACCCGGGATGCCCTCGAGCTGATCGCCATGACCGGCCGGGAGGGTGCCGCACGCGGCATCAGGGCCCTGGTGATCGGCAATGACGAGGCCCGGGCCTTCTGCGCCGGCGCCGATCTGTCCACCCTGGCCGGGGCCGCCGCCGACGGTGACGCCCACACCGCCGCGGATCTGTTCCGCATCGGCCGGGAATCCTTCGAAACCCTCCTGCACGCAGAGTTCCCCGTGGTGGCCGCGGTCCGGGGTGTGGCTCTCGGCGGTGGTGCCGAACTGCTCCTGCACTGCGATGCCGCCGTCCTCCACGCCGAGAGCCGTATCGGTTTCCCCGAACGCACCGTGGGACTGATCCCGGCCTGGGGTGGTACGGCCCGCACCATCGACCGCCTCACCCGGGCCGGCAAACCCAACCCGGTGAACCGGGCGTTCCAGTTGTTCATGGACGCCCAGCCCTTCCCCTCCGCGTTTGATGCCCGCGACTTCGGCCTCCTGCAGATGGACGATCCGATCATCATGTCCACCGACCATGTCCTGGCGGAGGCCTTCCGCCTGGCACGGGATCTGATGGACGATTACCACCCGGCACCCGAAGCCCGCATCACCCTGGCCGCACCGGGGACACTGACCACACCGGCCGGGGACTTCACCGACAATGACCTGATCATCGCCGAGGCACTGAAGAACCTGCTGACCTCACCCGACCGCGAAATCCTCACCGCGGAGGAACTGGGATCCAGGGAGGCCACCACCGCCGGTGAGGTGATCATCCTGCCGTCGAATGTCGCCCGCACCGCCCACATGGCCAAGGCCAGGAAACCACTGCGGAACTGA
- a CDS encoding acyl-CoA dehydrogenase family protein: MSAPTLSPATVPPVTEHPDFLLLDSDLSAEDIALRDRIRAFGQEHILPIINEYWERAEFPMEVLEPLADLGIVGTFIQGYGCPGLSRQAAGIVARELGRIDGSVNTFFGVHSNLGMGAIYTLGNEEQRQRWLPDMAKLKKIGAFALTEPNHGSDSVALETSARREGDHWVLNGHKRWIGNGHAADVIVVFARDEADGNVKAFVVEKNEDGTYPEGYQPEVITGKVGKRAILQGDIVIDNLRVPVENRLENCESFAGVNRVLSATRGGASWEAVGHGMAAFELASQYALSREQFGAPIAGYQLVQEKLATMLSDVTQMQLLCTRMAQLQERGEFTGSMAAMIKMVTSRKALAACREARDMFGGNGLLLENHIARHLTDMEVVSTYEGTDSIQALLVGREITGISAFTTKKR, translated from the coding sequence ATGAGCGCACCGACCCTGTCCCCTGCCACCGTTCCACCTGTCACCGAGCACCCCGACTTCCTACTCCTGGATTCGGACCTGTCCGCCGAGGACATCGCCCTGCGTGACCGCATCCGCGCCTTCGGGCAGGAACATATCCTGCCCATCATCAATGAGTACTGGGAGCGTGCCGAGTTCCCCATGGAGGTCCTGGAACCACTGGCGGACCTGGGCATTGTGGGCACGTTCATCCAGGGCTACGGGTGCCCCGGTCTGTCGCGTCAGGCCGCCGGGATCGTCGCCCGTGAACTGGGGCGTATCGACGGTTCGGTGAACACCTTCTTCGGTGTCCACTCCAACCTGGGCATGGGTGCGATCTACACCCTGGGTAATGAGGAGCAGCGCCAGCGGTGGCTGCCGGACATGGCGAAGCTGAAGAAGATCGGTGCCTTCGCCCTGACCGAACCCAACCACGGTTCCGATTCGGTGGCACTGGAGACCTCCGCCCGGCGCGAGGGTGACCACTGGGTGCTCAACGGACACAAGCGCTGGATCGGCAACGGACATGCCGCCGATGTCATCGTGGTCTTCGCCCGCGATGAGGCCGACGGCAACGTCAAGGCCTTCGTGGTGGAGAAGAACGAGGACGGCACCTACCCGGAGGGTTACCAGCCGGAGGTGATCACCGGAAAGGTGGGCAAGCGTGCCATCCTGCAGGGCGACATCGTCATTGACAACCTGCGGGTACCTGTGGAGAACCGCCTGGAGAACTGCGAGTCCTTCGCCGGGGTGAACCGGGTACTCTCCGCCACCCGCGGTGGGGCGTCCTGGGAGGCCGTCGGCCACGGGATGGCAGCCTTCGAGCTGGCCTCCCAGTATGCGCTGAGCCGGGAGCAGTTCGGTGCCCCCATCGCCGGGTACCAGCTGGTGCAGGAGAAACTGGCCACCATGCTCTCCGATGTCACCCAGATGCAGCTGCTGTGTACCCGCATGGCCCAGCTGCAGGAACGCGGTGAGTTCACCGGGTCCATGGCCGCCATGATCAAGATGGTCACCTCCCGCAAGGCGCTGGCCGCCTGCCGCGAGGCCCGTGACATGTTCGGTGGCAACGGTCTGCTCCTGGAAAACCACATCGCCCGGCACCTGACCGACATGGAGGTGGTGTCCACCTACGAGGGCACCGATTCCATCCAGGCCCTGCTGGTCGGCCGGGAGATCACCGGCATCTCCGCATTCACCACCAAGAAGCGATAA
- a CDS encoding acyl-CoA thioesterase yields the protein MSRAPANCFSTDLDVRWSDQDLNGHVNNAQVITLVEEARVRAVLSWSGTSPSATTPRVVRAVNTLYDEELSYGTVTARVWISRLGTTSYTVCHELVQNDRPCVYSEAVIVVLDPETRTPTPISPELRAQLEQQQPAYL from the coding sequence ATGTCCCGTGCACCCGCCAACTGTTTCAGCACTGACCTCGATGTGCGCTGGTCCGATCAGGACCTCAACGGTCATGTCAATAACGCCCAGGTGATCACCCTCGTCGAGGAGGCCCGAGTCCGCGCCGTCCTGTCGTGGTCCGGCACCTCCCCGTCCGCCACCACCCCACGGGTGGTGCGCGCCGTGAACACGCTTTACGACGAAGAACTCAGCTACGGCACAGTCACCGCCCGCGTGTGGATCTCCCGCCTGGGCACCACCTCCTACACCGTCTGCCATGAACTGGTCCAGAATGACCGGCCCTGCGTGTACAGCGAGGCCGTCATCGTCGTCCTCGACCCGGAGACCCGCACACCGACCCCGATCTCGCCTGAGCTGCGTGCCCAGCTCGAACAGCAACAACCCGCCTACCTCTAG
- a CDS encoding CaiB/BaiF CoA transferase family protein, whose protein sequence is MTIQDRPVRTGHGPLEGIVVADFSRVLAGPYGTMLLADLGATVIKVEAPNGDDTRAWVPPARDGVGTYYLSVNRNKDSVVLDLKDPVDLETAYDIIDRADVFVENFKPGGLAQYGLDPESVARRWPHLVHASITGFGLEGGAHMPGYDLLVQAMSGLMHVTGSQHGPPQRTGVAIFDVVTGMHAVIGILAALRERTVSGLGQHIVLDLLSSAQSSLVNQSTGYAACGNEPMRMGNEHPSLYPYGPFMAADREVVICVGNDSQFTRLVTLLGLPELADDPRYSTMRGRNLNRTTLEPLITQALASRTADEWFEAFQSINVPSAPILTVGEGVRFAQKLGLETVVEVGDGEAAVPLIKNPISFSRSEVSYHKAPPALDQDGEAVRTWLANTAPTTAAAVRLSRVEV, encoded by the coding sequence ATGACAATCCAGGACAGGCCCGTCCGCACCGGGCACGGCCCCCTCGAGGGCATAGTCGTTGCAGACTTCTCCCGCGTGCTCGCCGGCCCCTACGGCACCATGCTGCTCGCGGATCTGGGCGCCACCGTGATCAAGGTGGAAGCCCCCAACGGGGATGACACCCGCGCCTGGGTCCCCCCGGCGCGCGACGGGGTGGGCACCTACTACCTCTCGGTCAACCGCAACAAGGATTCGGTGGTGCTGGATCTGAAGGATCCGGTGGATCTCGAGACCGCCTATGACATCATCGACCGCGCCGATGTCTTCGTGGAGAATTTCAAGCCGGGCGGTCTGGCCCAGTACGGCCTGGATCCGGAGTCCGTCGCGCGTCGCTGGCCGCACCTGGTGCATGCCTCCATCACCGGTTTCGGCCTTGAGGGCGGCGCCCACATGCCGGGTTATGACCTGCTGGTCCAGGCGATGTCCGGTCTCATGCACGTCACCGGCAGCCAACACGGTCCCCCGCAGCGCACGGGTGTGGCCATCTTCGATGTGGTAACGGGTATGCACGCCGTCATCGGTATCCTCGCCGCCCTGCGTGAGCGCACGGTCTCCGGTCTGGGCCAGCACATCGTGCTTGATCTGTTGTCGTCCGCCCAGTCCAGCCTGGTCAACCAGTCCACCGGGTACGCCGCCTGTGGGAACGAGCCGATGCGCATGGGCAATGAGCACCCCAGCCTCTACCCCTATGGCCCGTTCATGGCCGCCGACCGCGAGGTGGTCATCTGCGTGGGCAATGACTCCCAGTTCACCCGCCTGGTGACGCTGCTGGGTCTGCCTGAGCTGGCCGATGATCCGCGCTACTCCACCATGCGGGGCCGCAATCTCAACCGCACCACCCTGGAACCGTTGATCACGCAGGCGCTGGCCTCCCGGACCGCCGATGAGTGGTTCGAGGCCTTCCAGTCCATCAATGTCCCCTCCGCCCCCATTCTCACCGTTGGGGAGGGTGTGCGCTTCGCCCAGAAACTCGGGCTGGAGACCGTCGTGGAGGTCGGTGACGGTGAGGCAGCGGTCCCCCTGATCAAGAACCCGATCTCCTTCAGCCGCAGCGAGGTGAGCTACCACAAGGCCCCGCCGGCACTGGATCAGGACGGGGAGGCGGTGCGCACCTGGCTGGCCAACACCGCCCCCACCACCGCCGCCGCAGTCCGTCTCTCCCGAGTGGAGGTGTAA
- a CDS encoding LysR substrate-binding domain-containing protein — translation MEVEQARAFLAVAEELHFGRAADRLRIAQPPLSRIIKKLEQSLKAELFIRSTRSVELTAAGAALVEPAKKLVDASEAARRTVHEAVHGEIGVVKLGFAGASVHQSIGDLVRRVKKECPRITLELESSQFAHVGLQRVLDGTLDAVIGRWDFLPTEIDSLVVGVEELLVAVPSTHRLADRSEVSFRELAGEDWIVLPSGFGSALYSRMSSLSMSAGFIPNVIYTAPDSSTLMVLVGAEMGCTLTLDSVRNYVQGENVTFLPIVATNKHLDVRLIWDRSNTNPALQSVLETARRTFAAFASPDGKAGSSTASPR, via the coding sequence GTGGAAGTTGAACAGGCGAGGGCATTCCTCGCGGTAGCGGAGGAGCTCCACTTCGGGCGGGCCGCCGATCGGCTCCGAATCGCCCAGCCGCCGCTGAGCCGGATCATCAAGAAACTGGAACAGAGCCTCAAGGCCGAACTGTTCATCCGCAGCACCCGCAGCGTCGAGCTCACCGCCGCCGGCGCCGCCCTGGTCGAACCCGCCAAGAAGCTTGTCGATGCCTCCGAGGCCGCCCGTCGCACCGTCCACGAGGCCGTCCACGGCGAGATCGGGGTGGTGAAACTCGGCTTCGCCGGCGCCTCGGTCCATCAGAGCATCGGCGACCTGGTCCGCCGCGTGAAGAAGGAATGCCCCCGGATCACCCTCGAGCTGGAATCCTCCCAGTTCGCCCACGTCGGGCTACAGCGGGTGCTCGACGGCACCCTCGATGCGGTAATCGGCCGCTGGGATTTCCTGCCCACCGAGATCGACTCGCTCGTGGTCGGGGTCGAGGAACTGCTCGTGGCCGTGCCCTCCACCCACCGGTTGGCCGACCGCTCCGAGGTGTCCTTCCGCGAACTGGCCGGCGAGGACTGGATCGTGCTGCCCAGTGGTTTCGGCTCAGCCCTGTATAGCCGGATGAGTTCCCTGAGCATGTCGGCAGGCTTCATCCCCAACGTGATCTACACCGCCCCGGATTCCTCCACCCTCATGGTCCTCGTGGGCGCGGAGATGGGCTGCACCCTCACCCTGGACTCGGTGCGCAACTATGTCCAGGGGGAGAACGTGACCTTCCTGCCCATCGTGGCCACGAATAAACATCTGGATGTCCGCCTGATCTGGGACCGCTCAAACACGAATCCGGCGCTGCAGTCTGTTCTCGAGACTGCGCGCCGGACCTTCGCTGCGTTCGCCTCCCCGGATGGGAAGGCCGGATCATCCACCGCATCCCCGCGCTGA